The genomic interval TTTGACAAGCAATATTGTTTCAATaggaacatttttataacagcgGGAAAAGTCTTGACATCATCCCCCCAGTCAGCATCAAACACAACAGAACATGAACCAGACAGAAGACTATTtacaagtgattttttttgttttcttgataaAATGACTTCTACCTAATGTGGCAAACATCATCACAATGCGACACGAAGCAACGATCCACAGCTGACAATGCACATGTTCTGACGTAGTGTGTACGTGGTATATGCAAGAGTGTACACAGGTGTAACAGTAGGAGCGTAGGCatatgaaaagtttaaaaagtttaatgtcCACATGTTCTTTCCTCCTTGAATACAACTGAGACGTGTCGTCGTTTTCCCCCCCCAGCTCATCTTCTTCGCCCAGTTGTCTTCTTGCGACCCTGGAAGCagggaaataaaatttaaaaaaatatgaaaatgatcaaaataaaagttaaggatttcttttaattactaaaatatgaTCCAGAGATGGTTGAAGTCAGCTTTTCAATAAGTACCCTTGGTGCTGGCTCAtcttcctgctcttcctcctccacctcttcatCTTCGTCTTCAGAGTCAtctttagcagcagcagctttcgATCGCCCGCCGCGCCTGAAATACCCCACAAACCGGCCACAATGTAATGACTAGAACTAAACTTTGTCATCttttagaatggcccagtcaaagtccaaactgaACTTCAATTCAAACTCCAATGTTTACAGATATTGTACCATCTAATCTAACTGAGTCTGAGCCAAGTTGCTGAGAAGAATGAGCAAACATCTCAGTCTCTAGAAATTCAAACCAGGTAGAAACATAcccagaaagaaaaagttttaattctaTGATTCATTAAGAGTATTACTGTACTTTCAGGATTTTATGTCAAactcttttgaaaaacaattagTTTCCCCTTCATTTTACAATTATAATCAGCTTTGTGTCAGTCTAGCatagtggtgcccaaagtcagtcctcgagGTCCggcattctgcatgttttagttctctccctggtggtaataacaaccttttcagcatgtcaatgttcttcttaggcctctaatgagccatcatttgatccaggtgcattaaaccagggagaaaactaaaacatgcaggacgccggccctcgaggaccgactttgggcaccactggtctagcacataaaatccccccaaaacaGATTTGTGTTCAAAACAGGTCAAAGTTCAAgtggtataaatatttttgtaagggCCCGTAGTAGACATATCAAGGTACAGAATTATGTAAAGACATTGAAATCTGCAAATTCTCACCTTGTTTTAAGAGGAACATATCACTGAGCCAATTAGAAACTAATTTCTTTAAAGAGCATTCTGAGTGAAAAATGCACATTAACCTAAATTTCCagaaatatatactttttttttatatattccaGAATAAATTTTAACATCCATTCGTGTGCAGAACAGCCACAATTCCAATTGCAGTCAGTAAGCAGCTTTGCTACTATTGTCGCTTTGAGCTGAGAGAGCAGTGCCTGTTTGAAAGAAACAGCTGATGTGAATCTTACGTCGGCTTCTTTGCCGCTGGCTGAGCTGATTTAGGTGGACGTCCTCTCCTCTTCTGAGGCATGGATTCTGCTGACTCTGAGCTGCTGGACAAGAAGAGTTTTAGTCAAACAAAAAGTGACGAGTTCACAGCATGCAACAGTGAAGATGAACCACGCGTACCCTTGTGACCGCCGTGGTGTCCTGGCTTGCCTTCCGCCCTTTGGTTTCACCTCCATGTTTTCACTACTTTTGTCATCGTCATCATCTTCGTCCTCATCATCAAccctctcctcttcttcctcttcctcctcgttCTCATCATCGTCTTCCTCTGGCGGAGGCGCTGCCTTTTTTCGCCCCGTCCTCCCCTTTACAGGTGTTTCCTGGTTGGAAGAGGCAGACTTCGGTGGTCGGCCTCTGCGTCCTTTTTTCGGTGGGTTGTTCTGTTCATCCTCTGGCCGGTTGTCCTCGTCCCACTGATCCTCAGACTCGGTGGCGGTGGTGGTGTTGGCAGACCCCCTCTTGCGCCCGCGCTTTGGCTTGCTCTCCTGGTCGTCGGTGGACGTCACGCCACGTTTACGAGCGCGGGGCTTTTCCATGTCCTATAAGAGAACAGAGTCATTGAGCTGTTGCAGAAAAAGGCGACATTAGATTTGAACGGGACTAACAGATCACTCAGGTGTTAAACTGGAAATACAAAGTTGCCATAACAGTCTTTACAAAGGGAAAAAGACTCAAAATTAATATGTTTCagtattaattttaattttggagtgtttaaaaataagatctggtcaggatgcctcctggacgcctccctggtgaggtgttccgggcacgtcccaccgggaggaggccccggggaggacccaggacacgctggagggactatgtctctcggctggcctgggaacgcctcgggattcccccggaggagctagaagaagtggctggggagagggaagtctgggcctcccttctgaagctgctacccccgcgacccgacctcggataagcggaagaagatggatggatggatggataaaaataaGAGGAGGCTCAAAAGAACCTAGAAATGGTTAAAAAGGATATTCTTCAGAGACATCTCAAGTTTAATTCAGGTTTCCACAAAGAGATAGAAATAGATCAATCAAAAGTTCTATTTAAGCTTTCAACATGTCATGTAGCATGCTGAATCTGGAAATGTTAACATCTTTTTGGAAACATCACTGTTAAAGTGTGGATTTATATTCTCCAGCAAACAAAGAGTCGGCTGTTTACAGTTAGTAATGTCAACTATAAACAACTATCAATTGCTGATATATGCTCTGTTTCCATAAAAACCTGGCCTTGTCTAAATGCTTTGAATGAACTGACAataattttgtggtttttcccCCCCCACGTGAAACCTAAGTGGGTTTTTGTTGCTTCctaagcattattttttttattttcaatgttaCATTGATGGTCTTGAAACATGAACTTCCTGATAGCTTACATGTAGCATTTCTCTAAGAAAAGattgacaaacaaaaagatgtGTTTGCAGTTGGTTTTGAGACTGGAACCAGTGAGTTTGTATTTGCTCATCTTGTCTTGACTTTGGTCCAGCTGGTGTTTGCACAGCAGCTTCAAAGACTAAAACAGGGATTTATGGCTAACATTACTTAGCTGGATCCCAGAAACGAGGCCGTCTACTCCTGAGCTACTGTGTCATTTCAGATAACATGTTTGTCCATGCTGCCCTCCTACAGGAAAAAAAGTGttcttcaaaatttaaaacctaTAAACTcctcaaaataatttaatttcaatcacAATGCAtctaaaatcattttatattttcatggGCATTTTGTTAGTGTCCtgggcatttttttaaataagcaaaccaattaaatataaaaataaaatttccacCCGAGAGGATTCTTACGAACCATTTCAAAATTTATACTTTTGACTCTAAATTTTAGATATTTCCAGCAGTTTGTATAATTTTCTGGATCTTACCTTGTCAACACTGTCTGATCTCTTCAGGCTGAAATCCTCGTTTTCACTGTGATCCATTTCTGTGCTGTCGTGTCTGGAAGAAACAGCAACTTATTTTAGCACAAATTTTTATCTGGATATtcataatatgtaaaaaaaaaaaaaaaaactataacaaTTTGTGCAGTTTAACAACTAGAACAGGTGAATTTCTAGAACTAGAAGAGCTTCCACTGAGCAACATGCTGGTTTTCATTCACCATACCGGGTTTTGCCGCGCTGCGGGGAGCCCGGATTGGACGACGAGTCGTTGTTGCTGGTTGTTTCCATACGAGAGGCTTTGCTCTGGAGCTGTTTACCCGCCGATGACAGCGGCTTGTTTACCGCGCCCAAAACGTTCGCTGACTTGGGCTTCAGATtgaaggaagaaatgaaaaaaggttttgcttGAGTACAAATACAAATTGGAAAGCAACAATTAGCTAAAGGCTTTGGCAGGCTTACTTTTCCTGGAGTGAAGAATGCTTTCATCTCTGGAGGAAGGTAATTTTTAGTGTTGCTAAAATTCTGAAACATGACAAGATACAAGTGAATGAGAGACAAAACCCATATTAGTAAATCTTGTAGTTGTGCTCATTTCTACATGTCAGTCAGGTGACTTattatcctttttattttaaattacaggaaacaaaaataaaaactgcaaatttCTCTACAGACTTCATTTTCATTAGTATATACTGACTCTGATGAAAATGAATCCAACTAGATCTCCCCATAAGTCCCTGAGTCACTGACCTTGTCTGGTTTGGTGAAGAAGCGTGAAGGCAGCACAGGGTCTTTGGGTGACTCCAGGCTGTAGGTGGTGCTCTTTGACATGATGATGTTCATGGCTACATCACACACTGTGTAAAGTTTCTGTAATAGAGAGGCAAACATTTGATCAACAAAATGCctcataaagaaaataattaatcagCATTTAATGTAATCATTCATATTAGAAAAGAGATTTTAACCTCATTGGTTTTGGGATCACTAGACGCTTGGGCGTCTTTCGTTTGCTTGATGTTTTCCACCATTTTTCTGATGAAGGCATGGCTGTTGTTCTCATTCTTGGCCATGATGATCTCGAGGACGAACCACAAAGctctgaagaggaagaaaaatagacataaatatgtatgttccatataacacagtaggagtgtaacaggtaaatcttctatggatgcaaactcgactaaaaacccacctgtttaggattgtatttgaaacgtaataaattacaaatttattgatggaacctgacttaatgtcgtgttttgattgttgattctatgtagcattgtgtttctgtgtttgatatgatgttaagcactttgaaatgccttgctgctgaaatgtgctatacaaataaaatttgattgattgataaataCAGAGCATAGAGGTGGAActtatttatcaatatttttcaaGAACTGCAATGAATATTAGCAAACTATATAAGTGCTATGCATTTCAGCTCAATGTTAATATCTGATGGATATGATGGTTGTTTAACTACAACTAAGCTCTTTCATTGCCTGAGTAGTGGCTGGGGATTATTCAATGTTTTTAATAGACATACACATTGACATAGATGGAAATGTACTAactgaaataatatttcaaataataaaccATGTTGTTGAGCTGGATGTATGATGAATCTCATTTCTGTTCTCTTCCATTTGGTATTTTGACCAAATATCAGACTCATTTTACATCACAATATCAATGAAAGGTCAggccaacaaataaaaaaaataaaaacttaacaatcctacatttgcatttattttgatagAGATCTTTATAACTTGCAAATTTATTAAgagcatttattttctgtggatttttcccCACAGTAAATGTACTTAAATGAAAGCTACTCAAACTTTTACTAAAATCCTCTATGTTAAAAATAGAGATTTTTTAACATCTCTACCAGGGTGTACTataacaatataataaaataataataataataataatggagtAGTACGCTGTATGTATATACACATCATTAAAACCCACCCAAGAGAAAACAACTTCTATCCTGCATGTACTTATTAATGAAAAATTTGCAATCCCTAACAACTGTATTAAATCTGACTTACTCTTTGATTTCTTTCAGCTGCTCAATGTCCTGAACTTTAACGTAATCCGGGTCGTGAGCCAGAAGGTGGATGGTGTAGGGAACCACATACTCCGGTAGAAGAGACAACAACTTGTCTGTTCCAACACAaagtcaatattatttcacttacaacaaactgatttttctttatttgtttttagtaatTTAGCAGGTTTATTAAAAtcctacattttaaatatttaaataatattaagaTGGCTTTGGAGTACAGTTACTAAGTAACAAGAAAATCTGCTGTAAATCATTCAGAGGGTTTAAGTTCTTTACCGCTGATGGCTGCGTGCTGCTTCAGATACTCTCGCCTGATGTTGACGTTTTTCACCAGGCACTGGCGAGCGTGAGCTCTCCTCTCCTTGACGGGGTCCTTGGCACACAAAGCAAACACTGCCATGTACTCCAGAGGCAGGCGGAGGCGGCAGAGGCCTCGATGAAGCTTCTGGGCGAAACACTGTCGCACCTGGTAGCACTCATCCTGCAAAGATAAGGTGGAGACAAGAGGGACGGTGAGAGGATATTACAACAGGATTCAGGTGACAAAATAACAGggaagaagaaggaagaaatgaaaacGTTTATTAGGAACAGAGCAGGaaggaagtggaagaaaaatgacaacatgAACTTTAAGGTTCCTACAGAGTCTTCATTCTCAAATGTCAAAGTTCTCTTTATCTATTAAAccattttaaatagaaaagatGTGCAATTTATtgaattgatggatggatgaactgatGGATGAGTTCTGGATTGAGTGATGGACATCCATCCTGGAAAGCACAATCAATTTTGAGAATTTTCCAGACTCCGTGGGAATATTTAACACATCTGACCTggcatttttatcatttcaaagcTATGTTTTCTGAGTAgcaaatctttaaataaataataatttctacagTCTGATGAGAGTAATAACTTTACACAATAAGAAGGTTCAGAGGAAGTCCTCACATTGATGACGAGAGCACACAGTTGATACTGCTCCAGGGTGATGATTTCATGATAGCAGGGCTCCTGAGCCAGCTTCAGCAGGGCACACGCTGCTGCCAGCCGCAGCCTCGACATGTCTGGTTTACTAGCGGAAATAAAAGGAGGCAGTGGAGGTGAGAGGAAGTAAGGATTACCTTATCCTTTCACaggtatttttaaaactaaagccTAAAAGCACTCACTGAGAGggggtgattttattttacttaccCCATCCTGCCCTGCTCGGTTAGATCGCCATCGCTGTGCAGGATAGCAGTCAGCATCCTCAGGGTGGAGTTGCCTGATTTGCTTTGGTTGTTCTTCACTCCCAGCAGCCATCTCACCATCAGCTTGATGCCCTGGATCTGAACGGaggatggaaaatattttatttctcctctTCAGGAGCAGAAATAACAGACTGAAGTTCACCACTGACCTTAGCCATCGTCTCTGGAGACACTTCGTCATCAGAAACCCAaagtttggttgttttcttgCCTGGGAtctacaaataaaatagatttcatCATAAACTTAATTCACAAACTAGAAGAAACTTTGCTTCTATGATAGACGTAACAAAAAGCAGGCCCAGGTTCTCAGCATGAATCTGGAGGAtagagtatatatatatttgtaccCTGTCGTTCATGAGCAGATCCTTCACAATGAAGTTGGCGACTAGAGATTTTAGTGGCGCGGCAAACTGCTCTGGGGCCAACTGGGCCAGGTGACCCAGTGTGGTCAAAGGGGTGATGAGCTGCTCCAGGTTTGCAGGGTCCAGACTTTTGTGTAggggctgaaaacaaaaaaacaaaaacacaatatttgaaaattcTCTGTTTAACAGTCCAGTTCTTCAGCACATTTTCActgaataaagagaaaaaaaactgctaatccctgtattttacagttttctgttttatggaACAGAGGTGAAGCACCAACTGACCTCAAAGATTTGGGCAAAGTGTGTGTCCCTGTTGGTGAACATCGCATTGATGCAGTGGATCGCATACTTGGCCTGTCGAGGGGGGCCTCTCTTAGCTTTGGTTTGCAGTACCTGCAATAAAACActaggaggagcagcaggagaacACCATTAGAATCTGGTAAAGAACTACTTGaagtcacaaaaaacagaattacaTCCTGTACACATTTCACTTAAATAAATGAAGCCCTAGTGGGACTGcctggattttgttttatttttataatatgaataaaatgtggaaacaaaaacGTACGATTTGATGTGAGGGAAACTCTCTTCCATTTTGTTGCCTGTGTTCTTGAAGATCTGCAGTGCAGCTTCTGCCACTTTTTCATCATCCATCTTCAGACAACTCAGCAAAGACTCAAACGTCTCTGCAGAGTGGAATGACACTGGGTGTGTGAAGGACAGCACCTGTTTAGGAAACAGACAATATGAATTAAAAGTCagcagaatttgttttaattcaaaatagGATGAAGTTTGAGTTTTTACCTTCAGCAGCTCCAGTCCTGCCCTAATCGCCTCTTCAGTTGGAACaccttcctcttcatcatcagcTGTCCCATCAATAGATTTGTTTACCTGTTTTATTAAAGCACTGaagaaatgaagacaaaaatgagaaatgaaatgtttcccctgacattttctaaagaaatgATGTGAAGCTGTCTTTTCCCAACTCTATACCTGATGGACTCTGTGTCGATATGTACAGGAGCGATTCTCTCCAGCAGGAATTTGACCATTTCCAGGAATGGATTACTGGGCTGCTTGGGGCTACCGAGCTTTTTAGTGATGTCTCGCTGATGAAGATGACAAATATAAAATgagaacaataataaaaaataaaacaaacgtgcttttatgtgatattttcaaaatgctaGAGAGctattttatttgataatggacaaaaaacaaacaaatgcagtGACTGGACGATGTCGCAGACTCACCACGCAGACTTCAGCCTGCTTGCAGGAGCAGGTGGGGCTGACCAACGTCTCCAACTGATCCCTTATCCGCTCGTCATCCTCCAGGACCTGAGCCAGCTTCTTCACGAAGTCCTGAGCTTTGCCC from Xiphophorus maculatus strain JP 163 A chromosome 11, X_maculatus-5.0-male, whole genome shotgun sequence carries:
- the pds5b gene encoding sister chromatid cohesion protein PDS5 homolog B isoform X1 encodes the protein MAHSKARATDGKVTYPPGVKEISDKISKEEMVRRLKMVVKTFMDMDQDSEEEKELYLNLALHLASDFFLKHPDKDVRLLVACCLADIFRIYAPEAPYTSPDKLKDIFMFITRQLKGLEDTKSAQFNRYFYLLENIAWVKSYNICFELEDSNEIFTQLYRTLFQVINNGHNQKVHMHMVDLMSSIICEGDTVSQELLDTVLVNLVPAHKNLNKQAYDLAKALLKRTAQAIEPYITNFFNQVLMLGKTSVSDLSEHVFDLILELYNIDSHLLLSVLPQLEFKLKSNDNDERLQVVKLLAKMFGAKDSELAAQNKPLWQCYLGRFNDIHVPIRLECVKFASHCLMNHPDLAKDLTEYLRVRSHDPEEAIRHDVIVSIVTAAKKDLSLVNDALLNIVKERTLDKRWRVRKEAMMGLASIYRKYSLQGEGGREASKQISWIKDKLLHIYYQNSIDDRLLVERVFAQYMVPFNLETTERMKCLYYLYATLDTNAVKALNEMWKCQNMLRNHVKDLLDLIKKPKSEASSKAVFAKVMVITRNLPDPGKAQDFVKKLAQVLEDDERIRDQLETLVSPTCSCKQAEVCVRDITKKLGSPKQPSNPFLEMVKFLLERIAPVHIDTESISALIKQVNKSIDGTADDEEEGVPTEEAIRAGLELLKVLSFTHPVSFHSAETFESLLSCLKMDDEKVAEAALQIFKNTGNKMEESFPHIKSVLLQVLQTKAKRGPPRQAKYAIHCINAMFTNRDTHFAQIFEPLHKSLDPANLEQLITPLTTLGHLAQLAPEQFAAPLKSLVANFIVKDLLMNDRIPGKKTTKLWVSDDEVSPETMAKIQGIKLMVRWLLGVKNNQSKSGNSTLRMLTAILHSDGDLTEQGRMGKPDMSRLRLAAACALLKLAQEPCYHEIITLEQYQLCALVINDECYQVRQCFAQKLHRGLCRLRLPLEYMAVFALCAKDPVKERRAHARQCLVKNVNIRREYLKQHAAISDKLLSLLPEYVVPYTIHLLAHDPDYVKVQDIEQLKEIKEALWFVLEIIMAKNENNSHAFIRKMVENIKQTKDAQASSDPKTNEKLYTVCDVAMNIIMSKSTTYSLESPKDPVLPSRFFTKPDKNFSNTKNYLPPEMKAFFTPGKPKSANVLGAVNKPLSSAGKQLQSKASRMETTSNNDSSSNPGSPQRGKTRHDSTEMDHSENEDFSLKRSDSVDKDMEKPRARKRGVTSTDDQESKPKRGRKRGSANTTTATESEDQWDEDNRPEDEQNNPPKKGRRGRPPKSASSNQETPVKGRTGRKKAAPPPEEDDDENEEEEEEEERVDDEDEDDDDDKSSENMEVKPKGGRQARTPRRSQGSSESAESMPQKRRGRPPKSAQPAAKKPTRGGRSKAAAAKDDSEDEDEEVEEEEQEDEPAPRGRKKTTGRRR
- the pds5b gene encoding sister chromatid cohesion protein PDS5 homolog B isoform X2, whose protein sequence is MAHSKARATDGKVTYPPGVKEISDKISKEEMVRRLKMVVKTFMDMDQDSEEEKELYLNLALHLASDFFLKHPDKDVRLLVACCLADIFRIYAPEAPYTSPDKLKDIFMFITRQLKGLEDTKSAQFNRYFYLLENIAWVKSYNICFELEDSNEIFTQLYRTLFQVINNGHNQKVHMHMVDLMSSIICEGDTVSQELLDTVLVNLVPAHKNLNKQAYDLAKALLKRTAQAIEPYITNFFNQVLMLGKTSVSDLSEHVFDLILELYNIDSHLLLSVLPQLEFKLKSNDNDERLQVVKLLAKMFGAKDSELAAQNKPLWQCYLGRFNDIHVPIRLECVKFASHCLMNHPDLAKDLTEYLRVRSHDPEEAIRHDVIVSIVTAAKKDLSLVNDALLNIVKERTLDKRWRVRKEAMMGLASIYRKYSLQGEGGREASKQISWIKDKLLHIYYQNSIDDRLLVERVFAQYMVPFNLETTERMKCLYYLYATLDTNAVKALNEMWKCQNMLRNHVKDLLDLIKKPKSEASSKAVFAKVMVITRNLPDPGKAQDFVKKLAQVLEDDERIRDQLETLVSPTCSCKQAEVCVRDITKKLGSPKQPSNPFLEMVKFLLERIAPVHIDTESISALIKQVNKSIDGTADDEEEGVPTEEAIRAGLELLKVLSFTHPVSFHSAETFESLLSCLKMDDEKVAEAALQIFKNTGNKMEESFPHIKSVLLQVLQTKAKRGPPRQAKYAIHCINAMFTNRDTHFAQIFEPLHKSLDPANLEQLITPLTTLGHLAQLAPEQFAAPLKSLVANFIVKDLLMNDRIPGKKTTKLWVSDDEVSPETMAKIQGIKLMVRWLLGVKNNQSKSGNSTLRMLTAILHSDGDLTEQGRMGKPDMSRLRLAAACALLKLAQEPCYHEIITLEQYQLCALVINDECYQVRQCFAQKLHRGLCRLRLPLEYMAVFALCAKDPVKERRAHARQCLVKNVNIRREYLKQHAAISDKLLSLLPEYVVPYTIHLLAHDPDYVKVQDIEQLKEIKEALWFVLEIIMAKNENNSHAFIRKMVENIKQTKDAQASSDPKTNEKLYTVCDVAMNIIMSKSTTYSLESPKDPVLPSRFFTKPDKNFSNTKNYLPPEMKAFFTPGKPKSANVLGAVNKPLSSAGKQLQSKASRMETTSNNDSSSNPGSPQRGKTRHDSTEMDHSENEDFSLKRSDSVDKDMEKPRARKRGVTSTDDQESKPKRGRKRGSANTTTATESEDQWDEDNRPEDEQNNPPKKGRRGRPPKSASSNQETPVKGRTGRKKAAPPPEEDDDENEEEEEEEERVDDEDEDDDDDKSSENMEVKPKGGRQARTPRRSQGSESAESMPQKRRGRPPKSAQPAAKKPTRGGRSKAAAAKDDSEDEDEEVEEEEQEDEPAPRGRKKTTGRRR